The following proteins are encoded in a genomic region of Deltaproteobacteria bacterium:
- a CDS encoding cyclic nucleotide-binding domain-containing protein: MNDRQLFERFGSTFPPGHVLFREGDAGSEMYVIQSGEVEISRALRGRDTVIAVLGPGEFFGEMAIVNNRPRSATATVRAEARLLVIDAKTFEAMLRGRAEIAVRMIKALAARLDRANQQIEILLLEDANHRVVQALRQLAADRAPLGEGAAVFIPVSMAALAARAALPETRVGEVVQKLADAQLVLPAPAAGVEEEGFVIPEVGRLVEFLEFLELRERFADPAGGDA; encoded by the coding sequence ATGAACGACCGCCAACTGTTCGAGCGCTTCGGCAGCACGTTTCCGCCGGGCCACGTCCTGTTTCGCGAGGGGGACGCCGGCAGCGAGATGTACGTGATCCAGTCGGGCGAGGTCGAGATCAGCCGCGCGCTGCGCGGGCGTGACACCGTGATCGCGGTCCTCGGGCCGGGTGAGTTCTTCGGCGAGATGGCGATCGTCAACAATCGGCCCCGGTCGGCGACGGCGACCGTGCGCGCGGAGGCGCGGTTGCTCGTGATCGACGCCAAGACGTTCGAGGCGATGCTGCGCGGCCGGGCCGAGATCGCGGTGCGCATGATCAAGGCGCTGGCTGCGCGCCTCGACCGGGCCAACCAGCAGATCGAAATTCTGCTGCTCGAGGACGCGAACCATCGCGTGGTGCAGGCGCTGCGCCAGTTGGCCGCCGACCGCGCGCCGCTGGGCGAGGGCGCCGCGGTGTTCATCCCGGTGTCGATGGCGGCGCTCGCGGCGCGCGCGGCGCTCCCCGAGACGCGCGTCGGCGAGGTCGTGCAGAAGCTCGCCGACGCGCAGCTGGTGCTGCCGGCGCCGGCGGCCGGCGTCGAGGAAGAGGGGTTCGTCATCCCCGAGGTCGGCCGGCTCGTCGAGTTCCTCGAGTTCCTCGAACTGAGGGAGCGCTTCGCCGACCCCGCCGGCGGCGACGCCTGA